One genomic segment of Scophthalmus maximus strain ysfricsl-2021 chromosome 3, ASM2237912v1, whole genome shotgun sequence includes these proteins:
- the LOC118316754 gene encoding ninjurin-1-like, which yields MLDVALLMANASQLKAVLEQGPHLSFYAPIVTLISISLCLQVTVGVLLIFIVRWNLNDEQKHRRLNTLENLATGLVFIIVVVNIFITAFGVHQPNGSN from the exons ATGTTGGATGTGGCTCTCCTGATGGCCAACGCCTCCCAGCTTAAGGCAGTGCTGGAGCAGGGACCACATTTGTCCTTTTATGCCCCCATCGTCACCCTAATCAGCATCTCCCTGTGTCTGCAGGTCACAGTCGGGGTCCTGCTTATCTTCATAG TAAGATGGAACCTGAATGATGAACAAAAGCACCGGAGGCTGAACACTTTGGAAAACTTGGCCACGGGCCTGGTTTTCATCATCGTGGTGGTTAACATCTTCATCACAGCCTTTggagtccaccagccaaacGGCAGCAACTGA
- the LOC118316753 gene encoding caspase recruitment domain-containing protein 19 isoform X1, giving the protein MTDNDCYHEQLQRDAHFLCSDQRMDIELVDRLVLQLNRIYPQILSDKEAHRFRNLSIPTKLRLADLLKHLHWKGEEACHEFYRGLHIHAEDVYSSLPTRVTQREMADPKWSNDVAVHPERFVLNERGPMFFLSCFSFVVGIAILYYYGDGETLRRTGPFLHCSAARLSKGLPVQLTDYSPLGKRLQGIWIKTKS; this is encoded by the exons ATGACAG ACAATGACTGTTACCATGAGCAGCTCCAGAGGGATGCCCACTTCCTGTGTTCAGATCAGAGGATGGACATTGAACTCGTTGACCGACTGGTGCTGCAGCTCAACAGGATCTACCCCCAGATACTCAGTGACAAAGAAGCCCACAGG ttcAGGAATCTGAGCATACCCACCAAGCTGCGGTTAGCTGATCTGCTGAAGCACCTGCATtggaagggggaggaggcaTGTCACGAATTCTACAGAGGACTCCACATTCATGCAGAGGACGTCTACTCCAGCCTGCCCACCAGAGTCACACAAAGAG AGATGGCAGACCCAAAATGGTCTAACGATGTGGCAGTTCACCCAGAGCGATTTGTGCTTAATGAAAGAG GACCGATGTTCTTCCTGAGCTGTTTCAGTTTTGTAGTTGGTATTGCAATACTCTACTATTACGGAG ACGGTGAGACACTGAGACGTACGGGGCCGTTTCTTCACTGCTCTGCAGCAAGGCTCAGTAAAG GCTTACCCGTCCAATTGACTGACTATTCACCTTTGGGAAAAAGACTGCAAGGAATCTGGATCAAAACCAA GAGCTGA
- the LOC118316753 gene encoding caspase recruitment domain-containing protein 19 isoform X2 translates to MTDNDCYHEQLQRDAHFLCSDQRMDIELVDRLVLQLNRIYPQILSDKEAHRFRNLSIPTKLRLADLLKHLHWKGEEACHEFYRGLHIHAEDVYSSLPTRVTQREMADPKWSNDVAVHPERFVLNERGPMFFLSCFSFVVGIAILYYYGDGETLRRTGPFLHCSAARLSKGAKDVLITYSEVGKQKNEAVKVL, encoded by the exons ATGACAG ACAATGACTGTTACCATGAGCAGCTCCAGAGGGATGCCCACTTCCTGTGTTCAGATCAGAGGATGGACATTGAACTCGTTGACCGACTGGTGCTGCAGCTCAACAGGATCTACCCCCAGATACTCAGTGACAAAGAAGCCCACAGG ttcAGGAATCTGAGCATACCCACCAAGCTGCGGTTAGCTGATCTGCTGAAGCACCTGCATtggaagggggaggaggcaTGTCACGAATTCTACAGAGGACTCCACATTCATGCAGAGGACGTCTACTCCAGCCTGCCCACCAGAGTCACACAAAGAG AGATGGCAGACCCAAAATGGTCTAACGATGTGGCAGTTCACCCAGAGCGATTTGTGCTTAATGAAAGAG GACCGATGTTCTTCCTGAGCTGTTTCAGTTTTGTAGTTGGTATTGCAATACTCTACTATTACGGAG ACGGTGAGACACTGAGACGTACGGGGCCGTTTCTTCACTGCTCTGCAGCAAGGCTCAGTAAAGGTGCTAAAGACGTTTTAATTACTTATTCTGAGGTTGGAAAGCAGAAAAATGAGGCCGTTAAGGTGCTGTGA
- the LOC118316753 gene encoding caspase recruitment domain-containing protein 19 isoform X3 — protein sequence MTDNDCYHEQLQRDAHFLCSDQRMDIELVDRLVLQLNRIYPQILSDKEAHRFRNLSIPTKLRLADLLKHLHWKGEEACHEFYRGLHIHAEDVYSSLPTRVTQREMADPKWSNDVAVHPERFVLNERGPMFFLSCFSFVVGIAILYYYGDGETLRRTGPFLHCSAARLSKGAEMSQCDLA from the exons ATGACAG ACAATGACTGTTACCATGAGCAGCTCCAGAGGGATGCCCACTTCCTGTGTTCAGATCAGAGGATGGACATTGAACTCGTTGACCGACTGGTGCTGCAGCTCAACAGGATCTACCCCCAGATACTCAGTGACAAAGAAGCCCACAGG ttcAGGAATCTGAGCATACCCACCAAGCTGCGGTTAGCTGATCTGCTGAAGCACCTGCATtggaagggggaggaggcaTGTCACGAATTCTACAGAGGACTCCACATTCATGCAGAGGACGTCTACTCCAGCCTGCCCACCAGAGTCACACAAAGAG AGATGGCAGACCCAAAATGGTCTAACGATGTGGCAGTTCACCCAGAGCGATTTGTGCTTAATGAAAGAG GACCGATGTTCTTCCTGAGCTGTTTCAGTTTTGTAGTTGGTATTGCAATACTCTACTATTACGGAG ACGGTGAGACACTGAGACGTACGGGGCCGTTTCTTCACTGCTCTGCAGCAAGGCTCAGTAAAG GAGCTGAGATGAGTCAGTGTGACTTGGCTTAA
- the LOC118316753 gene encoding caspase recruitment domain-containing protein 19 isoform X4: MTDNDCYHEQLQRDAHFLCSDQRMDIELVDRLVLQLNRIYPQILSDKEAHRFRNLSIPTKLRLADLLKHLHWKGEEACHEFYRGLHIHAEDVYSSLPTRVTQRGPMFFLSCFSFVVGIAILYYYGDGETLRRTGPFLHCSAARLSKGLPVQLTDYSPLGKRLQGIWIKTKS, translated from the exons ATGACAG ACAATGACTGTTACCATGAGCAGCTCCAGAGGGATGCCCACTTCCTGTGTTCAGATCAGAGGATGGACATTGAACTCGTTGACCGACTGGTGCTGCAGCTCAACAGGATCTACCCCCAGATACTCAGTGACAAAGAAGCCCACAGG ttcAGGAATCTGAGCATACCCACCAAGCTGCGGTTAGCTGATCTGCTGAAGCACCTGCATtggaagggggaggaggcaTGTCACGAATTCTACAGAGGACTCCACATTCATGCAGAGGACGTCTACTCCAGCCTGCCCACCAGAGTCACACAAAGAG GACCGATGTTCTTCCTGAGCTGTTTCAGTTTTGTAGTTGGTATTGCAATACTCTACTATTACGGAG ACGGTGAGACACTGAGACGTACGGGGCCGTTTCTTCACTGCTCTGCAGCAAGGCTCAGTAAAG GCTTACCCGTCCAATTGACTGACTATTCACCTTTGGGAAAAAGACTGCAAGGAATCTGGATCAAAACCAA GAGCTGA